A region of Moorena producens PAL-8-15-08-1 DNA encodes the following proteins:
- a CDS encoding MAE_28990/MAE_18760 family HEPN-like nuclease: MTSPLFEDFNERSKEVSKYFIVMKNMEQGTIKLSMEGKSGEPKIKQIDPELLKTMKASGFLLLYNLVESTMRNAIEAIFDELQSKRISFDEIRPELKKIFLKNLKNRKHDDDFISNITAISLDIINAGFDKQKLFSGNIDGKKIQETAKEYGFSCTTDHAKTGNGKDLLTVKDNRNHLAHGIKSFAEVGREQSADDLLKIKNKVVKYLRQILQNIETYLANQEYLDSSTTTP; this comes from the coding sequence ATGACAAGTCCATTATTTGAAGATTTCAACGAACGCTCTAAAGAAGTGAGTAAGTATTTTATTGTTATGAAAAATATGGAGCAAGGAACAATTAAGTTAAGTATGGAGGGTAAGAGTGGAGAACCTAAAATTAAACAAATTGACCCTGAGTTATTAAAAACTATGAAAGCTAGTGGATTCTTGTTGCTTTACAATCTGGTCGAATCCACAATGCGAAATGCTATAGAAGCCATCTTTGATGAACTTCAGAGTAAACGAATTTCCTTTGATGAAATCAGACCTGAACTTAAGAAAATTTTCTTAAAAAACCTTAAAAACCGAAAACATGATGATGATTTCATTTCAAATATAACAGCGATTTCTCTTGACATTATCAATGCTGGTTTTGATAAACAAAAACTATTTTCAGGCAACATTGACGGAAAAAAGATCCAGGAAACAGCAAAGGAATATGGGTTCTCATGCACAACTGACCACGCGAAGACTGGAAATGGAAAGGATTTGTTAACTGTTAAAGATAACAGAAACCATTTAGCCCATGGCATCAAGTCCTTTGCTGAAGTAGGAAGAGAGCAAAGTGCTGATGACCTCTTAAAAATAAAAAATAAGGTAGTCAAGTATTTAAGGCAGATACTACAAAATATAGAAACCTATCTAGCTAACCAGGAATACTTGGATTCATCCACCACTACTCCTTAA
- a CDS encoding DNA cytosine methyltransferase yields the protein MIAISAVDLFCGAGGLTHGFQQAGLPVTVGYDIDPICQFPYEYNNKAKFILQGVEELTGTDLAKHYRRDQIKVLAGCAPCQPFSNYSRRYTNKTTKWKLLHDFARLVRECNPEIVSMENVPQLRRYQVFEEFTTELKNHGYFISFDEVECKDYGIPQIRKRLVFFASKFSKINLILPTHNNKNYETVRKTIYDLEPLGAGESSKTDRLHRCSKLSALNLRRIRASLPGGTWRDWPDELVAECHTKDSGKTYSAVYGRMEWDLPSPTITTQSFGFGNGRFGHPEQDRAISLREAALLQTFPRDYKFVADTKPVLFNHVGRLIGNAVPVKLGQVVAQSILKHVSNI from the coding sequence ATGATCGCTATTTCCGCAGTAGACCTGTTTTGTGGTGCTGGGGGGCTGACCCATGGCTTCCAGCAGGCGGGTCTTCCTGTGACTGTCGGGTATGATATTGACCCTATATGTCAGTTTCCCTATGAATACAACAATAAAGCCAAGTTTATACTCCAAGGCGTAGAAGAACTCACTGGTACTGACTTAGCAAAACACTACAGAAGAGATCAGATCAAGGTACTAGCAGGATGTGCTCCATGCCAGCCCTTTTCCAACTATTCCAGGCGATACACCAACAAAACCACTAAGTGGAAACTTCTCCATGACTTTGCTCGCCTCGTCCGGGAGTGTAATCCAGAAATCGTTTCCATGGAAAACGTGCCTCAATTGAGACGATATCAAGTTTTCGAGGAATTCACCACTGAATTAAAAAATCATGGTTATTTTATCTCATTTGATGAGGTTGAGTGTAAAGACTACGGTATTCCTCAAATTCGCAAGCGGTTAGTCTTTTTTGCTTCCAAGTTTAGTAAAATCAATCTAATTCTCCCCACCCACAATAACAAGAATTACGAAACAGTACGCAAAACAATCTATGACCTTGAACCTCTTGGGGCAGGTGAATCATCAAAAACTGACCGACTCCATCGGTGCAGTAAACTTTCAGCACTAAATCTCCGTCGTATCCGTGCTTCATTGCCTGGTGGAACTTGGCGAGACTGGCCCGATGAGTTAGTTGCAGAATGTCATACTAAGGATAGCGGTAAGACATATTCAGCAGTCTATGGTCGGATGGAATGGGATTTGCCAAGTCCAACGATTACTACACAGTCTTTTGGTTTTGGTAATGGTCGCTTCGGACACCCTGAACAAGACAGAGCCATATCTCTGAGGGAAGCTGCATTGTTACAAACTTTTCCTCGGGACTATAAATTTGTTGCAGACACTAAACCTGTGCTGTTTAATCATGTCGGGCGTCTAATTGGCAATGCTGTTCCTGTAAAGTTGGGTCAGGTAGTAGCTCAAAGTATTCTGAAGCACGTTAGTAATATATAA
- a CDS encoding Uma2 family endonuclease, whose protein sequence is MPQLKTLLTLEEFLAMPSTDVTYELVDGVAVPKMSPKRFHARVTGALYTLLDQWCQEKGEVNPEWAIVLQRHGQDWVPVPDLTYISVERLPSEVIEDEPCPVPPELAIEIISPGQTFGQLAEKATDYLEAGVLRVWVVDPQARSITIFYPDAPPRTYTKAALITDSLFEGLELTPQQVFGKARLPQKG, encoded by the coding sequence ATGCCACAACTCAAAACTCTACTTACCCTAGAAGAATTTCTGGCAATGCCTTCAACCGATGTAACCTATGAATTAGTTGATGGGGTTGCAGTACCGAAAATGTCTCCTAAACGTTTTCATGCTAGGGTAACTGGTGCTTTATATACACTTTTGGATCAGTGGTGTCAGGAAAAGGGTGAAGTCAATCCAGAGTGGGCAATAGTCTTGCAACGTCACGGTCAAGACTGGGTACCTGTGCCTGATTTAACCTACATTTCGGTTGAGCGTCTGCCCTCAGAAGTGATAGAAGATGAGCCTTGTCCAGTACCCCCAGAGTTAGCCATTGAAATTATCTCACCAGGACAAACCTTTGGGCAATTAGCCGAGAAAGCAACCGATTATTTAGAAGCGGGAGTGTTGCGAGTTTGGGTTGTTGATCCTCAGGCGAGAAGTATCACAATTTTTTATCCAGATGCGCCACCACGGACTTATACCAAAGCTGCGCTGATCACTGACTCGCTTTTTGAAGGTTTGGAACTTACTCCTCAGCAAGTGTTTGGGAAAGCGAGGTTACCTCAGAAGGGTTGA
- a CDS encoding Uma2 family endonuclease gives MSVFTQSRGKNLGQPLAVPTEPVWRFRVEQYHQMIRWGILGEDDPVELLEGWLIPKMPKNPPHRASTKLTRNALEAIIPNGWYVDAQEPITLENSEPEPDIVIVKGDTRDYLDRHPGASDLALVVEIADSTLERDRTLKKGIYARAGISVYWIVNLIDKQLEVYTQPIDLATTPTYQQRQDYKPSEQVSVLIDGSPIGSLTVQDLLP, from the coding sequence GTGTCTGTCTTTACTCAATCGAGGGGAAAAAACCTTGGACAGCCTTTAGCTGTACCAACTGAACCGGTCTGGCGCTTTAGGGTTGAACAATACCACCAGATGATTCGCTGGGGTATCCTGGGCGAAGATGACCCAGTGGAACTGCTGGAAGGGTGGCTAATTCCTAAAATGCCGAAAAATCCACCACATCGTGCCTCTACGAAACTAACTCGGAATGCACTGGAAGCGATTATTCCAAACGGATGGTACGTAGATGCACAAGAACCAATTACTTTAGAAAATAGTGAGCCAGAACCAGATATCGTGATTGTTAAAGGCGATACTCGCGATTATCTTGACCGCCATCCTGGTGCTTCAGACCTAGCTTTAGTGGTTGAAATTGCTGACTCCACCCTAGAACGAGACCGAACCTTAAAGAAAGGCATCTATGCTCGCGCAGGTATTTCAGTGTATTGGATTGTCAATCTGATCGACAAGCAACTCGAAGTTTATACCCAACCCATTGATCTTGCTACAACGCCAACCTATCAACAACGTCAAGATTACAAACCCTCCGAACAAGTGTCTGTTCTAATCGATGGCTCTCCCATTGGTTCGTTGACTGTGCAAGACCTATTACCGTGA
- a CDS encoding sigma 54-interacting transcriptional regulator: protein MTLSDLVTWLKQRTALSMLTQEVLQNLAPKLEERILPANQTLVLANTPPPGLYILRSGRIESNPEDWQAVGLLPGAVINLEAILLNKPVEQTLITLNECQFWFVSASEFRALVEHYPEITQAFSQQLAEEVEELSAQLAYEQERQTILRPYLVSKAKRGIIGKSRYGVRLRSQVKQAAENRESVIIFGEPGLEKDNIAALIHFSSPYRREAMIKVDCSKLQARGAELFGRAGGKPGLIEALGQGTLLLNNIQELPPELITPIANLLRTNTYTPVSRSQNSRDVTVNVSTSQARIIMIAERKLPEIDSVAGQLIKVPPLRVRKADIGDIVNYYISIISRAKCINKNRITPEALRRLQAYDFPNNLRELFNLVERAIVQLEGCSELTEEIIWPSQSKKKKFRLNLLNAYPGLRRFLRSPWWPDRINYGFTLTAFAIIVAILFIGPQNRQENFALNLFWAWWWPLVLISFPFVGRLWCAVCPFMIYGEVTQKVSLWLFPRKLKRWPREQAQTWGGWFLFGLFFLILLWEELWDLENTAYLSACLLLLITAGAMICSAIFERRFWCRYLCPIGGMNGMFAKLAITELRAQQGICSAECSTYQCYKGGPEKGEGMETDGCPLYSHPAQLEDNRDCVLCMTCLKACPHRSVEVNLRPPGIELWTTHVYRSYEVALLLLLLGAVFLHRLPELQENLGLGWDLSQFWTHGLLSVTVLSLPAILPLLAQGIRVGLYQVKEIRKPSSFVKLAYGYLPLVLAGNLAHYWRLGLGEGGKILPVMFATFGLSGEGLPVLVAHPAVIAFLQGTTLIAGVLLSLFLTQKIGRQPFSLLLPHHVSTIVLGISLWWIIVG, encoded by the coding sequence ATGACCCTTTCAGACTTAGTGACGTGGCTAAAACAACGAACTGCTCTAAGTATGTTGACTCAGGAGGTGTTACAGAATCTAGCACCTAAGCTCGAAGAGCGGATTTTGCCAGCAAACCAAACCTTAGTGCTAGCCAATACCCCTCCCCCAGGATTATATATTCTCCGCTCAGGTCGGATTGAAAGCAATCCTGAGGATTGGCAAGCTGTGGGTTTACTCCCTGGGGCAGTGATTAATCTAGAAGCTATATTATTGAACAAACCTGTTGAGCAAACCTTAATTACCCTCAACGAATGTCAGTTTTGGTTTGTCAGTGCTTCCGAATTTCGGGCACTCGTGGAACACTATCCAGAAATTACCCAAGCTTTCTCCCAACAACTGGCTGAAGAAGTAGAAGAGTTATCCGCTCAGCTAGCCTATGAACAAGAGCGTCAAACTATCTTACGACCGTATCTGGTTAGTAAAGCTAAACGGGGGATTATTGGGAAAAGTCGCTATGGGGTGCGATTGCGATCGCAAGTAAAACAAGCAGCGGAAAACCGCGAATCGGTGATAATCTTCGGAGAACCTGGACTGGAAAAAGATAACATAGCAGCCTTGATTCATTTTAGTTCTCCCTATCGCAGAGAAGCGATGATTAAAGTCGATTGCTCTAAATTACAAGCTAGGGGAGCAGAATTATTTGGTCGTGCGGGGGGGAAACCTGGGTTAATTGAAGCCTTAGGTCAAGGAACTTTACTATTAAATAATATTCAAGAACTTCCTCCAGAACTGATTACACCAATTGCTAATTTACTTAGAACCAATACCTATACTCCAGTCAGCCGTTCCCAAAACAGTAGAGATGTTACAGTCAACGTCTCTACCAGTCAGGCTCGGATTATCATGATTGCCGAGAGAAAACTGCCAGAGATTGATTCAGTGGCAGGACAATTGATTAAAGTGCCACCATTACGGGTACGAAAAGCTGACATTGGTGATATAGTCAACTACTATATTAGTATCATATCTCGTGCTAAATGTATTAATAAAAACCGGATAACTCCCGAAGCATTACGGCGATTACAGGCTTATGATTTTCCCAATAATCTCAGGGAATTATTTAATTTAGTTGAACGAGCCATTGTGCAGTTAGAAGGATGTTCAGAACTAACTGAAGAAATTATCTGGCCTTCCCAAAGTAAGAAAAAGAAATTTCGTCTCAATCTCTTAAATGCTTATCCAGGGTTACGTCGCTTTCTCCGCAGCCCTTGGTGGCCAGACCGGATTAATTATGGCTTTACCTTAACGGCTTTTGCGATTATTGTTGCTATTTTATTTATCGGACCTCAGAATCGTCAAGAAAATTTTGCGCTTAATTTATTCTGGGCGTGGTGGTGGCCCTTAGTATTAATTAGTTTTCCCTTTGTGGGTAGGTTATGGTGTGCAGTTTGTCCATTCATGATTTATGGGGAAGTTACTCAGAAAGTATCCCTGTGGCTATTTCCCCGTAAGTTAAAACGTTGGCCCCGAGAACAAGCTCAAACCTGGGGAGGATGGTTTTTGTTTGGCTTATTTTTCCTGATTTTATTGTGGGAAGAATTGTGGGATTTGGAAAATACCGCTTATCTTTCCGCTTGTCTACTGTTATTAATTACAGCAGGTGCGATGATATGTTCCGCAATTTTTGAGCGACGCTTCTGGTGTCGCTATTTATGTCCCATTGGCGGCATGAATGGCATGTTCGCTAAACTAGCGATAACGGAATTACGAGCACAACAAGGGATATGTTCAGCGGAATGTAGTACCTATCAATGTTATAAAGGTGGTCCAGAAAAAGGAGAGGGCATGGAAACTGATGGCTGTCCTTTGTACTCTCATCCAGCACAATTAGAAGATAACCGGGATTGTGTGTTGTGCATGACCTGTTTGAAAGCCTGTCCCCATCGTTCAGTAGAAGTGAATTTACGTCCTCCAGGCATTGAATTGTGGACTACCCATGTGTATCGCAGTTATGAGGTAGCCTTGTTATTATTATTGTTAGGAGCAGTGTTTTTGCACCGTTTACCAGAATTGCAAGAAAACCTGGGGTTAGGGTGGGATTTGAGTCAGTTTTGGACTCATGGTTTGCTTTCGGTAACAGTGTTGAGTTTACCAGCAATTTTGCCACTATTGGCTCAAGGAATAAGGGTAGGATTATATCAGGTAAAAGAAATTCGTAAGCCAAGTTCTTTTGTTAAATTAGCTTATGGATATTTACCCTTAGTGTTAGCTGGTAATTTGGCTCATTATTGGCGGCTTGGTTTAGGAGAAGGGGGAAAAATTTTACCGGTAATGTTTGCCACCTTTGGATTGAGTGGTGAAGGATTACCTGTGTTGGTAGCCCATCCAGCAGTAATTGCGTTCTTGCAGGGAACTACGTTAATTGCTGGAGTGCTTTTATCCCTGTTTTTGACCCAGAAGATAGGGCGTCAACCGTTTAGTTTGTTATTACCACACCATGTGAGTACGATAGTTTTAGGGATTAGTTTGTGGTGGATTATTGTTGGGTAA
- a CDS encoding murein hydrolase activator EnvC family protein yields MVKEIRQRGIYTKKFNAFGRVRDWYGLHGIGRVCLGCVLWLLIVTIPGSTSPSTNPEVVNPGAVNPGAVDTLQQIQQHIEQQRSTIIKESDRISNVEQSAQKKLGVIELNLKSTDTANQDYNGQIQLANQGLDQLQEDLAIAERSYYEKRAAIIARLRFLQRQPTAEVGSNILLKSQDINEFLAQRRRLKLVYQTDQKILTSLKAEADSINQRKTEIEAQKNRVSLLKQQLLAKKKQFQAQLKTQQQLIERLNSNREALEASQAQLAEDSKNLVILIQREIARQNKIAAARKARLRKTVIFNTGQLLYPSNGSITSSFGWRRHPILGTSRFHSGIDFGASYGSTIRAADSGTVILAGWYGGYGNTVIIDHGDSIATLYGHASRLLVSKGESVKRGNAIATVGSTGFSTGPHLHFEVRKNGEPVDPASYL; encoded by the coding sequence GTGGTTAAGGAAATTCGGCAGAGGGGAATTTATACGAAAAAGTTCAACGCCTTTGGTAGGGTTAGGGATTGGTATGGCTTACATGGGATAGGGAGAGTTTGTTTAGGCTGTGTGCTTTGGCTGCTAATCGTCACAATTCCAGGGAGTACTTCTCCCTCAACCAACCCAGAAGTAGTAAACCCAGGAGCAGTAAACCCAGGAGCAGTAGATACCCTGCAACAAATACAGCAACATATTGAGCAGCAGCGGTCTACTATTATTAAGGAAAGCGATCGCATATCTAATGTGGAGCAATCTGCCCAGAAGAAGCTGGGTGTGATTGAGCTTAATCTCAAGTCCACTGATACGGCTAACCAGGATTACAATGGGCAAATCCAACTGGCTAACCAGGGTCTAGACCAGTTGCAGGAGGATTTAGCAATTGCCGAGAGAAGCTATTACGAAAAGCGTGCTGCAATCATTGCTCGACTGCGTTTTCTACAGCGCCAGCCCACTGCTGAAGTTGGATCGAATATCCTCCTCAAAAGTCAAGATATCAACGAATTTCTGGCTCAACGCCGCCGATTGAAGTTAGTCTATCAAACAGACCAGAAAATCTTAACTAGTTTAAAAGCTGAAGCCGACAGCATTAACCAACGCAAAACCGAGATAGAGGCTCAGAAAAACCGAGTTTCTCTACTTAAACAGCAACTCCTAGCCAAAAAGAAGCAGTTTCAAGCTCAGCTCAAGACACAGCAACAACTGATTGAGCGACTTAATTCTAACCGAGAAGCTTTAGAAGCATCCCAAGCTCAGTTAGCAGAAGATTCTAAAAATCTTGTGATCTTGATTCAACGAGAGATTGCCCGTCAAAACAAGATTGCGGCAGCTAGGAAGGCAAGGCTTCGCAAAACGGTTATTTTTAATACTGGTCAGCTGCTTTATCCCAGTAATGGCTCCATTACCAGCAGTTTTGGTTGGCGACGTCACCCCATTCTAGGTACATCTCGGTTCCATTCTGGGATTGACTTTGGGGCTAGTTATGGCAGTACTATTCGAGCAGCAGATAGCGGTACAGTAATTTTGGCTGGTTGGTATGGTGGTTATGGCAATACCGTAATTATTGACCATGGCGACAGTATTGCTACCCTCTATGGTCATGCTAGTAGACTTTTGGTGAGTAAGGGAGAATCGGTGAAACGAGGAAATGCGATCGCAACCGTTGGGTCTACGGGTTTCTCTACCGGTCCCCACCTCCATTTTGAGGTTCGTAAGAACGGTGAACCTGTCGATCCAGCCAGTTATCTCTAG
- the trmFO gene encoding FADH(2)-oxidizing methylenetetrahydrofolate--tRNA-(uracil(54)-C(5))-methyltransferase TrmFO, with product MTNDKQQVNVIGGGLAGTEAAWQIAQAGVPVVLHEMRPVRLSPAHHTVELAELVCSNSFGAKSSDRAAGLLHEELRRLGSIIIGKADQHAVPAGGALAVDRAVFSRELTETLASHPLIELQREEVPQIPTTGVVVLTTGPLTSPALAEDLQQFTGLEYFSFFDAASPIVVGESINRDIAFMASRYDKGEAAYLNCPMNREQYRHFWEELCAAQKAELKDFEQETAKFFEGCLPIEEMARRGEDTMRYGPLKPVGLFDARKGDFRAPENQHQRPYAVVQLRQEDKTGQLWNMVGFQTNLRWGEQKRVFRLIPGLEEAEFVRMGVMHRNTFLNAPELLQPTLQFKKRSTLLAAGQLVGTESYTAAAAGGWLAGTNAARLVLGLELVTMPPTTMMGALFEFISSASPKHFQPMPPNFGILPELPVRIKNKRERYGAYRDRALADLNDWLSRLRVSAA from the coding sequence ATGACTAATGACAAACAACAAGTAAATGTTATCGGTGGTGGACTAGCGGGTACAGAAGCCGCTTGGCAAATTGCTCAGGCTGGAGTACCAGTGGTGTTGCACGAAATGCGACCAGTGCGACTATCCCCGGCTCATCATACGGTCGAATTGGCAGAACTAGTATGTAGTAATTCCTTTGGTGCTAAGTCAAGCGATCGCGCTGCGGGTTTGTTGCACGAAGAATTGAGACGCCTTGGTTCAATTATTATTGGCAAAGCTGATCAACATGCTGTTCCAGCTGGGGGTGCCTTAGCTGTAGACCGAGCAGTATTTAGTCGGGAATTGACGGAAACCTTAGCTAGTCATCCCCTGATCGAGTTGCAACGGGAGGAAGTTCCGCAAATTCCGACCACAGGGGTGGTGGTACTGACAACCGGTCCGTTGACTAGTCCTGCTTTAGCCGAAGACCTGCAACAGTTCACTGGTTTAGAATACTTTAGTTTTTTTGATGCTGCATCACCGATTGTAGTGGGGGAATCCATCAATCGTGATATCGCCTTTATGGCATCCCGGTATGACAAAGGAGAAGCTGCTTATCTTAATTGTCCCATGAATCGGGAGCAGTATCGTCACTTCTGGGAAGAACTGTGTGCAGCTCAAAAGGCGGAATTGAAAGACTTTGAGCAAGAAACTGCTAAATTTTTTGAAGGGTGCCTACCCATTGAGGAGATGGCTCGTCGCGGGGAAGATACTATGCGCTATGGTCCTCTGAAGCCAGTGGGACTGTTTGATGCCCGTAAGGGAGACTTCCGCGCTCCAGAAAATCAGCACCAGCGTCCTTATGCTGTGGTACAGCTGCGACAGGAAGATAAAACAGGTCAGCTGTGGAATATGGTGGGATTCCAAACCAATTTGCGCTGGGGTGAGCAGAAACGGGTATTTCGACTGATTCCAGGTTTGGAAGAAGCAGAGTTTGTGCGCATGGGGGTGATGCATCGGAACACGTTTCTGAATGCTCCTGAGTTATTGCAACCAACCCTACAGTTCAAAAAACGGTCTACTTTGTTGGCAGCTGGTCAATTGGTAGGAACAGAAAGTTATACAGCAGCTGCTGCAGGAGGGTGGCTGGCTGGTACCAATGCAGCGCGATTGGTATTAGGATTGGAACTGGTAACGATGCCACCCACTACGATGATGGGAGCGTTGTTTGAGTTTATCAGTTCCGCATCACCCAAGCATTTTCAGCCTATGCCACCAAATTTTGGGATTTTGCCCGAATTGCCAGTGCGGATAAAGAATAAGCGAGAACGGTATGGAGCATATCGCGATCGCGCTTTGGCAGATCTTAATGATTGGTTGAGTAGGCTGCGCGTATCAGCAGCTTAA